In Conger conger chromosome 12, fConCon1.1, whole genome shotgun sequence, one DNA window encodes the following:
- the ddx56 gene encoding probable ATP-dependent RNA helicase DDX56, whose product MASDRLQFHEMGLDDRLLKALADLGWAQPTLIQEKAIPLALDGKDLLARARTGSGKTAAYAVPIIQRILTSKQTVREQAVRALILVPTKELGQQVQAMVRQLTAFCARDVRVADISGKADLSAQRPILMEKPDIVVGTPSRVLAHLSAQNMTLQSSLEMLVIDEADLVFSFGFESDLKSLLCHLPKIYQAFLMSATLNEDVQSLKELVLHNPVTLKLQGSQLPDSSQLQQYSVQCEEEDKFLLIYTLLKLGLVRGKTLLFVSAVERCYRLKLFLEQFSIPACVLNSELPVHSRCHIITQFNQGFYNYIIATDEQSLANPSAPPKGNEGTGKKKKKKNAGKGAGGKDKEYGVSRGIDFQNVSNVLNFDLPTSVDSYIHRVGRTARADNPGTALSFVSHTELPLLAQIEDALAGENADSALKPYSFKMEEIEGFRYRCRDAMRSVTKQAVKEARLKEIKQELLNSEKLKTYFDDNPRDLQLLRHDRDLHPAVIKPHLKNIPEYLIPTALKGVANPITGRKKRWRPVKTAPAGVVKNKNFKHQHRGRNPLKSFRYTGKKGKGGAAKAGQS is encoded by the exons GCGTTGGCGGACTTAGGTTGGGCGCAACCCACCTTGATCCAGGAGAAAGCAATCCCTCTTGCATTGGACGGAAAGGACCTATTGGCCCGGGCTCGGACCGGCTCGGGGAAAACCGCTGCCTACGCAGTGCCAATCATCCAGCGCATCCTTACCTCTAAACAG ACGGTGCGCGAGCAGGCGGTGAGGGCGCTGATCCTCGTGCCCACCAAAGAGCTGGGCCAGCAGGTCCAGGCCATGGTGCGCCAGCTGACTGCTTTCTGCGCCAGGGACGTGAGAGTGGCCGACATCTCCGGGAAAGCCGATCTGTCCGCACAGAG GCCCATCTTAATGGAGAAGCCGGACATAGTGGTGGGCACACCCTCGCGGGTTCTGGCCCACCTCAGTGCCCAGAATATGACCCTGCAGTCCTCCCTGGAGATGCTGGTCATCGACGAGGCCGACCTGGTCTTCTCCTTCGGCTTTGAGAGCGACCTCAAGAGCCTCTTATG CCACTTGCCTAAGATCTACCAGGCCTTCCTGATGTCTGCGACTCTGAACGAGGACGTCCAGTCCCTGAAGGAGCTGGTGCTACACAACCCT GTGACCCTGAAGCTGCAGGGCTCCCAGCTTCCGGACagctcccagctgcagcagtacAGCGTGCAGTGCGAGGAGGAGGATAAGTTCCTGCTGATCTACACGCTGCTGAAGCTGGGCCTGGTGCGGGGGAAGACCCTGCTGTTCGTCAGCGCCGTGGAACGATGCTACCGCCTCAAACTCTTCCTGGAGCAGTTCAGCATCCCGGCCTGCGTGCTCAACTCTGAGCTGCCTGTCCACTCCAG GTGTCACATCATCACTCAGTTCAACCAGGGCTTCTACAATTACATCATCGCCACGGACGAGCAGAGCCTGGCCAATCCCAGCGCACCGCCAAAGGGGAACGAGGGCACaggcaagaagaagaagaagaagaatgcagGGAAAGGAGCAGG AGGGAAAGATAAGGAATACGGTGTGTCCAGGGGCATTGACTTCCAGAACGTGTCGAACGTTCTTAACTTCGACCTCCCCACCAGCGTGGACTCCTACATCCACCGTGTCGGCAG AACGGCCCGAGCGGATAACCCTGGCACAGCTCTCTCCTTCGTGTCGCACAcagagctccccctgctggcccagATCGAGGATGCACTCGCAGGAG AAAACGCAGACTCTGCCTTGAAACCATATAGCTTTAAAATGGAGGAGATTGAAGGATTCAGGTACAGGTGTCGG GACGCTATGCGGTCGGTCACCAAACAGGCTGTGAAAGAGGCTCGACTGAAGGAGATCAAACAGGAGCTGCTTAATTCAGAGAAACTCAAG ACGTATTTTGATGACAACCCCCGCGACCTACAGCTCCTGAGGCACGACCGCGATCTGCACCCTGCCGTCATCAAGCCCCACCTTAAGAATATTCCTGAATACCTGA TCCCAACAGCCCTCAAAGGTGTAGCCAATCCCATCACTGGAAGGAAAAAGAGGTGGAGACCTGTGAAAACTGCGCCAGCGGGtgttgtgaaaaataaaaacttcaaG CATCAGCACAGAGGCAGAAACCCCCTGAAGAGCTTCCGCTACACGGGGAAGAAGGGCAAGGGAGGGGCCGCCAAGGCTGGCCAGTCCTAA